CCGGTAGCGGTGCCCGTGCATGACCTGCGGATACACGCAGTAAAAGCACATGGACGTGCAGCCGCGCCCGCCGATCAGCATCAGCATGGGATGATGCGACAGGTTGAAATAATAATCGTGCGGATTCAGAAAGCGTTTGTAAATGGGAGCGATCCACGGCAGTCGGTTTAGGTCGCGGATGAGCGGACGTTCAACTGTCATCACAGGAACGCCGTGGTTGCGGTACGCCAGTCCCTGCACAGAGGATAACGTCGGATTTTTTTCAGAGAGAACGTTCGCGAGTTCCGTGATGGTCATGTCATATTCCCCGGCCGCAACGTAATCCACTGCCGGTTCGCGCTCCAGGGTCTCTTTGCACAGCGCGGTCACGTGCGTGCCGGCCATGAGAATGCGCGTCTGCGGCTGCAGCTGTTTCAGCTGCGCCGCGGTCCCGCAGTCGGCCTTCCAGCTGGCGGTCACGGATTCGAGGACGATCAGATCAGGCGCAAACGCCGTCACCCGCTGCGTCCACTGCGCTTCGCTCATCCCGGACGCCGGCACATCGATCAGGTCAATCTCGTGCCCCTGCTGTTGCGCATAGGCGGCGGCGTGCGCCAACCAGTAGGGGTAATACATGGTGCCGGATTTGATGACGCCCGGACTGCGCTGGGCGCGGCTGAACCGGCCCATGAACGGCGGATTGATAAACTGTATCTTCATAAGCGCTAGACAAATTTGACATCGGATAAAAACAGATCGCAGCAGCGGTAACAGGCCGGAAACAGTCCGCGGTTTTTCAGCTCCCGCCGCCAGCTGCGGTAACGGTCGCCGTTCCAGATATCCGTGAACGGCTGTTCGGTAATGTTGCCGCAGATATAATCCGGGAAATCCGGGCACGGCGTCACATCGCCGTTTGGCAGAACATAGCTTTTCACATACACCGCATAACAGGTGTGATGCCCGAATGTTTCGTGAATGTTTTCGTAATAGGTCTGCACCTGGTCCGGCTGCAGAAACGGCGACATGCTGACGGGCAGCCGGGATTTGTTTCTGAATAGTGTTTTCAGCTGCTGCTGGATACCGCTGTATTTGCGGTGCCGGTCCGGGTCCAGGATAACATCCGATTCGAATGGACGCCAGGACGGCGCATCGGTCGCGAATACGTTTTTCATGAATGTCTCATACGCCTCACCGGTTTCGCGGGTGGTGAACCAGGTCCAGTTGTAACCCAGACTGTCCGCGTTCAGGTCCTCGGCGATGGGAATGAGATCGGCGATGGTGTCGAAATTATATGGACTGATGGTGCCGCGCACGCGGATGAGCGGGTGGCTGACTCCGAGGCGTTTCTTGTGCGCCTGAATGGCCTCCAGACCC
This genomic window from candidate division KSB1 bacterium contains:
- a CDS encoding SPASM domain-containing protein; this encodes MIPLIEYAKSHHLTVQVNTNGLPLKRLAEQIVRSGLDDLIISIDGPCQVHDEVRGRRGTFERVQQGLEAIQAHKKRLGVSHPLIRVRGTISPYNFDTIADLIPIAEDLNADSLGYNWTWFTTRETGEAYETFMKNVFATDAPSWRPFESDVILDPDRHRKYSGIQQQLKTLFRNKSRLPVSMSPFLQPDQVQTYYENIHETFGHHTCYAVYVKSYVLPNGDVTPCPDFPDYICGNITEQPFTDIWNGDRYRSWRRELKNRGLFPACYRCCDLFLSDVKFV